The following are encoded together in the Candidatus Rokuibacteriota bacterium genome:
- a CDS encoding TIGR03790 family protein, whose amino-acid sequence MNALAFSLALGATLLVPVTAWGLSPEQVLIVANERSEISKKIAEYYQRARSIPQHHLARIRTEPREEIDRETFRLEVAQPIVTHLLQHRLPDQILVIVLTKGVPLKIRGTGGPRGTQASVDSELALLYRELIRGPAPPEGPVRNPYFHPSATAAFSRADYDIYLVTRLDGYTWEDIRRLIDRATAPERHGKVVLDMQAAIPASSAPLGDGWLRAAAWRLNDSGLEVVLDSSARVVTGETDVIGYAGWGSNDPANTARSPGFRWLPGAIASWFVSTSARTFTAPPPGWTIGSGYAGSGQSLVGDLIAEGVTGAVGYVYEPYLEATARPQIFLPAYRAGFTLAESFYMSLPNLSWQAVVVGDPLVAPFGPLSTPRPSPTPGVLLFLQRRAVFLEEVVARTSAPEAERALALAYAEQAEEMRRFQRLDEALTLARRAVAIKADEPRALYILGVVHAARHDSDQAVEAFRALLSHDPGSPYAREAERWLRR is encoded by the coding sequence ATGAATGCCCTGGCTTTCTCGTTGGCATTGGGTGCGACCCTGCTCGTCCCGGTCACGGCTTGGGGCCTCTCCCCTGAGCAGGTTCTGATCGTCGCGAACGAGCGCTCCGAGATCTCCAAGAAGATTGCCGAGTACTACCAGCGCGCACGGAGCATCCCACAACACCACTTGGCGCGCATCCGGACGGAGCCGCGCGAAGAGATCGACCGTGAGACGTTCCGGCTCGAGGTCGCACAGCCGATCGTCACCCATCTCCTCCAGCACCGCCTTCCGGATCAGATCCTTGTCATCGTGCTCACCAAGGGCGTACCGCTCAAGATCCGGGGGACCGGCGGCCCGAGAGGAACGCAAGCCTCGGTGGACTCGGAGCTCGCGCTCCTCTACCGCGAGTTGATCCGGGGGCCGGCGCCGCCGGAGGGCCCGGTGCGGAATCCGTACTTTCACCCGAGCGCGACGGCGGCGTTCAGTCGCGCCGATTACGATATCTATCTCGTCACGCGGCTCGACGGGTACACGTGGGAGGACATCCGGCGGCTCATCGACCGTGCGACCGCGCCCGAACGGCACGGCAAGGTCGTGCTCGATATGCAAGCCGCCATTCCCGCAAGCAGCGCGCCGCTTGGAGATGGTTGGCTTCGCGCGGCCGCATGGCGCTTGAATGACTCCGGGCTCGAGGTCGTACTGGACAGTTCAGCCCGCGTCGTGACCGGCGAGACCGACGTCATTGGCTATGCCGGTTGGGGATCGAATGACCCGGCCAATACGGCGCGGTCGCCGGGCTTCCGCTGGCTGCCCGGTGCGATCGCGTCGTGGTTCGTGAGCACGAGCGCGCGGACCTTCACGGCGCCACCCCCGGGATGGACAATCGGGTCTGGCTATGCGGGCTCCGGGCAATCGTTGGTCGGCGACCTCATCGCCGAGGGCGTCACGGGAGCAGTCGGCTACGTCTACGAACCCTACCTCGAAGCCACCGCCCGGCCGCAGATCTTCTTGCCGGCCTATCGCGCAGGCTTCACGCTGGCCGAGAGTTTCTACATGTCGCTGCCCAACCTGTCGTGGCAGGCGGTGGTGGTCGGAGACCCCCTGGTTGCCCCTTTCGGGCCGCTATCGACGCCCCGGCCATCTCCCACCCCGGGCGTTCTTCTCTTCCTACAGCGCCGCGCCGTCTTCCTCGAGGAGGTGGTCGCGCGAACGTCCGCTCCGGAGGCGGAACGGGCGCTGGCGCTCGCCTATGCCGAGCAAGCGGAGGAGATGCGACGCTTTCAGCGCCTGGACGAGGCATTGACCCTCGCCCGGCGGGCCGTGGCGATCAAGGCCGACGAGCCCCGAGCGCTCTACATCCTGGGCGTCGTCCACGCCGCGCGCCATGATTCCGACCAGGCCGTGGAGGCCTTCAGGGCCCTTCTGAGCCATGACCCCGGGTCGCCCTACGCGCGGGAGGCGGAACGATGGCTCAGGCGGTGA
- a CDS encoding alginate lyase family protein, producing the protein MPSLTWYLRRLQTMSAGELAWRAAGRLRDGELWGRLALRLEPRPRASDPADAGACADPGFRVCDLRVGEWAVPERSDERQWRDRLVAHAEQVARHRLSFFDLVDRDLGDPIDWNRDHGSGRKAPLRFAPLVDYRDYRVTGDAKVVWEPNRHHHLVVLGRAYRATGDGRYASAVVEQLESWLAQCPFGRGMNWRSPLELAIRLINWVWAIDLIRESGLVTGKFQSRLRHAAYLHLWEITRKYSRGSSANNHRIGEAAGVFIASSYFRELDRGRRWQRESRQILEAEIITQTYPDGGTREQAVGYHVFVLQFLLLAAIVARKTGEDFPEAYWSRLERMLEFLGILSEGGTALPMIGDSDDGYVLDLGDSREIGALFCIGAGLFPRADFKTWAGGYAEAARWLLGHSSRAEFEAVASTPPAGLLVSRALPESGYYLLQCGHKGRNDRVSVVFDCGELGFKSIAAHGHADALSFTLRAFGSDVFVDPGTYDYFSYPAWRAYFRSTSAHNTLVVDGLDQSVMLGPFLWGPRAQARCLAWEPGIQGGKVTGEHDGYTRTADPVLHRRTLELDAGSQILTIYDDIVAKGTHEIAVYFHLAEKADMSTEQPNRYRIAVAGGTVVLEVDAHLAVEVLRGSEEPIGGWVSRGYHRKVRSTTLIARGHCHGNSSFVSRVDIEISPLTA; encoded by the coding sequence ATGCCATCACTCACCTGGTATCTCCGTCGGCTCCAGACGATGTCGGCCGGCGAGCTCGCGTGGCGAGCGGCCGGCCGGTTGCGCGACGGCGAGCTGTGGGGGCGCCTGGCCCTGAGGCTGGAGCCGAGGCCCCGAGCCTCTGACCCTGCGGACGCGGGTGCGTGCGCCGATCCCGGGTTCCGGGTGTGCGATCTCCGTGTCGGCGAGTGGGCGGTGCCGGAGCGTAGTGACGAGCGCCAGTGGCGCGACCGCCTGGTCGCCCACGCCGAGCAAGTTGCCCGCCACCGGCTCAGCTTTTTCGATCTGGTCGACCGCGACCTCGGCGATCCCATCGACTGGAACCGCGATCACGGGAGCGGACGGAAGGCGCCGCTCCGGTTCGCGCCGCTGGTCGATTACCGGGACTACCGCGTCACTGGAGACGCCAAGGTGGTCTGGGAGCCGAACCGCCACCATCATCTGGTGGTGCTCGGGCGCGCCTACCGCGCGACCGGCGATGGCCGCTATGCCTCGGCGGTGGTCGAGCAGCTCGAGTCGTGGCTCGCGCAGTGCCCGTTCGGGCGAGGGATGAACTGGCGCAGCCCGCTGGAGCTGGCGATCCGACTCATCAACTGGGTCTGGGCCATCGACCTCATCCGCGAGTCGGGGCTGGTGACGGGCAAGTTCCAGAGCCGCCTGCGACATGCGGCCTATCTGCACCTGTGGGAGATCACGCGGAAGTACTCGCGCGGCTCGTCCGCCAACAACCACAGGATCGGCGAGGCCGCCGGGGTGTTCATCGCCTCCAGTTACTTCCGCGAGCTGGACCGCGGCAGGCGCTGGCAGCGCGAGAGCCGACAGATTCTCGAGGCGGAGATCATCACCCAGACGTACCCAGATGGCGGGACCCGCGAGCAGGCGGTGGGGTATCACGTGTTCGTGCTCCAGTTCCTCCTGCTGGCCGCAATCGTCGCCCGCAAGACAGGGGAGGACTTCCCCGAGGCGTACTGGTCGCGCCTCGAGCGGATGCTGGAGTTCCTGGGAATCTTGAGCGAAGGCGGGACCGCACTGCCGATGATCGGCGACAGCGACGACGGCTACGTGCTGGATCTGGGCGACAGCCGTGAGATTGGCGCTCTGTTCTGCATCGGCGCCGGGCTGTTCCCGCGGGCCGATTTCAAGACGTGGGCGGGCGGGTATGCCGAAGCTGCGCGCTGGCTGCTGGGCCATTCGAGCCGAGCAGAGTTCGAAGCAGTGGCGTCGACACCGCCCGCGGGGCTTCTCGTCTCCCGCGCGTTACCCGAGTCCGGCTACTACCTGCTGCAGTGTGGGCACAAAGGACGAAACGATCGCGTCAGCGTGGTCTTCGACTGCGGCGAGCTGGGATTCAAATCGATCGCCGCCCACGGTCACGCAGATGCCCTGAGTTTCACGCTGCGGGCCTTCGGCTCCGATGTCTTCGTGGACCCGGGCACATACGACTACTTCAGTTACCCCGCTTGGCGAGCGTACTTCCGGAGCACGAGTGCGCACAACACGCTCGTGGTGGACGGCCTCGATCAGTCGGTGATGCTCGGCCCGTTCCTGTGGGGCCCACGAGCGCAGGCCCGATGCCTTGCCTGGGAACCAGGGATACAGGGAGGCAAGGTGACCGGGGAGCACGACGGGTACACACGCACGGCGGACCCGGTCCTGCACCGCCGCACGCTTGAATTGGACGCCGGGTCGCAGATCCTCACCATATATGACGACATCGTGGCGAAGGGAACCCACGAGATCGCGGTGTACTTCCATCTCGCCGAGAAGGCCGACATGTCCACAGAGCAGCCGAACCGGTACCGAATCGCCGTCGCGGGCGGAACGGTGGTGCTGGAGGTGGACGCGCACCTGGCCGTGGAGGTCTTGAGGGGGAGTGAAGAGCCCATCGGGGGCTGGGTCAGCCGTGGCTATCACCGCAAGGTCCGGAGCACCACACTCATAGCCCGGGGGCATTGCCACGGGAACAGTTCATTCGTGAGCCGGGTCGACATCGAGATCTCGCCGCTCACCGCCTGA
- a CDS encoding CPBP family intramembrane metalloprotease: MTTDPLFLLLLIGAAVWVARAWTLDYRAALAGKPNERALPGATPASARAVAIASLGALVILAAETGGEHMLGLSAEQSQVTALFGLYSILGAPVIEEVIIRGYLVIEHRGRAALWGGVVGASVLFALLHPFLWDWNGSSLTLHAGAKAWFSTTAILATSLWLYTVRFFGLNPQRSLLPCFVAHAAKNLGVFAIKYVQGFVGGWW; the protein is encoded by the coding sequence ATGACCACAGACCCGTTGTTTCTCCTCCTGCTGATCGGCGCGGCGGTCTGGGTTGCCCGCGCGTGGACGCTTGATTATCGCGCCGCGCTCGCCGGCAAGCCGAATGAGAGAGCCCTTCCCGGGGCCACGCCTGCCTCGGCGCGCGCAGTCGCGATTGCCTCGCTCGGCGCGCTTGTCATTCTTGCTGCGGAAACCGGCGGTGAGCATATGCTCGGTCTCAGCGCGGAGCAGTCGCAGGTGACCGCATTGTTCGGTCTGTATTCTATCCTCGGCGCGCCGGTGATCGAGGAGGTCATCATCCGCGGGTATCTGGTCATCGAACATCGCGGGCGCGCGGCGCTCTGGGGAGGCGTCGTGGGCGCGTCGGTGCTCTTCGCCCTGCTGCACCCTTTCCTGTGGGACTGGAACGGGAGCAGCCTCACTCTCCATGCCGGCGCCAAGGCCTGGTTCAGCACGACGGCGATCTTGGCGACTTCACTGTGGCTATACACGGTGCGCTTCTTCGGACTGAATCCGCAGCGGTCGTTGCTGCCCTGCTTCGTCGCCCACGCCGCGAAGAATCTGGGCGTCTTTGCGATCAAGTACGTCCAGGGATTCGTGGGAGGCTGGTGGTAA